Proteins from a genomic interval of Lolium perenne isolate Kyuss_39 chromosome 1, Kyuss_2.0, whole genome shotgun sequence:
- the LOC127321875 gene encoding kinesin-like protein KIN-10C, which translates to MTTATAAAAGASSASSLQSVRVVLRVRPPLPSEASSAAAPCVSLVGTRPGGEVTVQLKDQHTSRNECYKVDSYFGKEDRVADIFDQEVSALIPAIFEGTNATVFAYGATGSGKTYTMQGSEDLPGLIPLSVSTVLARCTGTWCSVEISYYEVYLERCYDLLEPKAKEIMALDDKDGNLQLKGLAWVPVRSMEEFQEVYSIGVQRRKVAHTGLNDVSSRSHAVLSIRISNDTVKGKLNLIDLAGNEDNRRTYNEGIRLQESSKINSSLFALSNVISALKRNEPRVPYRESKLTRILQDSLGGNSRAVMVACLNPVEYQEAVQTLSLAARSGHMLTNMSSASKEQTPKVKVDMEAKLQVWLESKGKTRSIQRTNGLFSPTGCKTPSSMSHMKLPKSALVSSRTKAMDRDGGKIKKVLFDLGVHTPAKNTPRPSPRDEVKTIKKVAPPSLAPCFEDRSESPIRKVLSPISSNVMALKQQTADDVTCPPSVEPKTPIGEYHMVEKIPGGTPLDKFNALGSNLKESLIQQYLELLNVANKEELQQLKGIGEKRAEYILELREDSPRPFKSLSDLGNIGLSSKQIQDILRKTANGIFK; encoded by the exons ATGAcgaccgccacagccgcagccgcCGGCGCCTCCTCCGCATCCTCCCTGCAGTCGGTGCGTGTCGTGCTTCGGGTGCGCCCACCCCTCCCGTCGGAGGCCAGTTCCGCGGCTGCGCCCTGCGTCTCCCTCGTCGGCACCCGCCCCGGCGGCGAGGTCACCGTCCAGCTCAAGGACCAGCACACCAG CCGGAACGAGTGCTACAAGGTGGACTCATACTTCGGCAAAGAGGACCGGGTCGCCGACATATTTGACCAGGAGGTCAGCGCCCTGATCCCGGCCATCTTCGAGGGGACCAACGCCACCGTGTTCGCCTACGGGGCGACCGGCAGCGGCAAGACCTACACGATGCAG GGCAGCGAGGACCTGCCGGGGCTCATCCCCTTGTCGGTATCGACCGTCCTGGCGCGCTGCACCGGCACGTGGTGCTCCGTGGAGATCTCGTACTACGAGGTGTACTTGGAGCGGTGCTACGACCTGCTCGAGCCCAAGGCGAAGGAGATCATGGCCTTGGATGACAAGGATGGTAACCTGCAGCTCAAGGGCTTGGCTTGG GTCCCTGTGCGGTCCATGGAGGAGTTTCAGGAAGTCTACTCGATCGGTGTGCAGAGGAGGAAGGTTGCACACACAGGCCTGAACGATGTTTCGAGTAGGAGCCATGCGGTGCTCTCTATCCGGATCAGTAATGATACTGTCAAAGGGAAGCTAAACCTCATTGACTTGGCTG GAAATGAGGACAACAGAAGGacgtacaatgaagggatccgcctTCAAGAAAGCTCCAAAATCAACTCTTCGCTGTTTGCCCTGTCGAATGTCATTTCAGCTCTGAAGAGGAACGAGCCGCGGGTACCTTATAGGGAGAGTAAACTGACCCGCATACTACAGGACTCGCTAGGAGGCAATAGCCGTGCTGTGATGGTAGCATGTCTG AATCCGGTGGAATACCAGGAGGCAGTCCAAACACTGAGTCTGGCTGCTCGTTCAGGCCATATGTTGACCAACATGTCTTCGGCAAGCAAGGAGCAAACTCCGAAAGTAAAGGTTGACATGGAAGCTAAATTGCAAGTGTGGCTGGAATCAAAGGGAAAAACCAGGAGCATCCAAAGAACGAATGGGCTTTTCTCCCCAACTGGATGCAAGACTCCTTCTTCCATGAGCCATATGAAACTACCAAAATCTGCCCTGGTTTCTAGTAGGACTAAAGCAATGGACCGAGATGGTGGAAAAATTAAAAA GGTGCTTTTCGATTTAGGAGTCCATACTCCAGCCAAAAACACACCAAGACCGAGCCCacgagatgaagtaaagacaattAAGAAGG TGGCCCCTCCTTCGTTGGCTCCTTGCTTTGAGGACAGGTCTGAATCGCCCATTAGGAAAGTGCTCTCCCCCATTTCTTCCAACGTGATGGCTCTCAAGCAGCAGACAGCTGATGATGTCACTTGCCCTCCTTCAGTGGAACCGAAAACTCCAATAGGAGAATATCATATGGTTGAGAAGATTCCAGGTGGTACACCTCTTGATAAATTTAATGCACTGGGATCTAACCTGAAG GAATCTCTTATTCAACAATACCTTGAGTTATTAAATGTTGCAAACAA GGAAGAGCTACAGCAGCTGAAA GGTATTGGTGAAAAGAGAGCAGAGTACATTCTTGAGCTCCGGGAGGATTCGCCCAGACCATTCAAATCT CTTTCGGACTTGGGAAATATAGGTCTATCATCGAAACAA ATCCAAGACATCCTTCGTAAAACAGCAAATGGAATCTTCAAATGA